ACCTGCTGCGCCTGCTCATCGGCATCCTCGGCATCGCGATCGTCCTCGGCCTCTCCGCCTTCGCCCACGGCACGACGTCCGGTCTCGAACAGGACATCAGCAAGGGCACCGGCCAGGCCCCCGACCTGCTCGTCAAGGTCGCCGGCCTGATCTCCAGCATCGCCGTGCTGCTCGTCCCGGTCGCCTTCGCGATCGAGCGGCTGATCAAACGCGACGGCCTGCGTATCGCCGACGGCGTCCTCGCCGCCGTCCTCGCGCACGGTGTGACGCTCGCGACCGATCTCTGGGTCGCCCGCGCGGCGCCCGGTTCCATCCAGGACGCGCTGACGCGCGCGCAGCCCGGCGAAGGGCTCACCGACCCCGTTCACGGCTATCTCGCGCCCGTCATCGCCTATATGACGGCCGTCGGGATGGCCCGCAGACCGCGCTGGCGCGTGGTCCTGTGGGTGGTGCTGCTGCTCGACGCGTTCGCGATGCTGGTCGCCGGATACACCACACCGTTCTCGATCATCCTCACCGTGCTGATCGGCTGGACCGTGGCGTACGGCACGCTCTACGCGGTCGGCTCGCCCAACGTACGGCCCACCGGTCAGACACTGATGGCGGGTCTTCGCCATGTGGGTTTCCGCCCCGTCAGCGCGATGCGCGCCGAGCCCGACGACACCGCCGACTCCACCGAGCAGGGCGAACGGGGCCGCCGATACCTGGTGACGCTCGACGAGGGTCCACCGCTGGACGTCACCGTCGTCGACCGGGAACAGCAGGCACAGGGCTTCTTCTACCGGGTCTGGCGCCGCCTCACGCTGCGCTCGATCAGCACCCGCCGCTCGATCCCCTCCCTGCGCCAGGCCCTGGAGCAGGAGGCGCTCCTCGCGTACGCCGCCATCGCCGCCGGCGCCAACGCGCCCAAGCTGATCGCCACTTCGGAGCTGGGCCCCGACGCCGTCATCCTCGTGTACGAGCACATGGGCGGCCGCTCCCTGGACTCGCTGGCGGACGACGAGATCACCGACGAGCTGGTGCGCGGCGCCTGGGAACAGGTCAAGGCGCTCCAGTCGCGCCGTATCGCCCACCGCAGACTCACCGGCGACGCGCTGCTGGTCGACCGGGACGGCCAGGTGATCGTCACCGATCTGCGCGGCGGCGAGATCGCCGCGGGCGACGTGGTGCTGCGCATGGACATCGCGCAGCTCCTCACCACGGTCGGTCTGCGGATCGGCGCCGAACGCGCGGTGGCCACCGCCGTGGACGTCCTCGGCCCCGACACGGTCGCCGACTGTCTGCCGCTGCTCCAGCCGATCGCGCTCAGCCGCTCCACACGCGCGACGCTGCGCCGACTGGCCCGTGAGCGGTCCCAGCGCGAGCGCGAGGCGGTGCTCCAAGCGTCCCTGGCGGCCAAGCACTCCCGTACGTCGGAGGCGAAGGCACCGGTCACCGACGCCGAGCGCAAGGCGGCCCGCAAGTCGCTGCGCGCCGAGAAACAGGCCGAGAAGAGGGCGCTGGACGACGCGCAGGAGGGCGCGCGAGAGGAGGACCTGCTCTCCCAGATCCGCGCTCAGGTGCTGCTCATCAGGCCGCAGGCACCGGTCGAGCCGGTCCGTCTGGAGCGGATCAGACCGCGCACGCTCCTCAGCTTCATCGCGGGCGCGGTCGCCGCGTACTTCCTGCTTTCGAGCCTCGCCGGGATCGACTTCGGCACGGTCGTCGCGGAGGCTCACTGGGGCTGGGTGGCCGCGGCCGCCCTGTTCTCCGCGCTCAGCTACTTCGCCGCCGCGATGAGCCTGCTCGGCTTCGTGCCGGAGCGGGTGGGCT
This window of the Streptomyces niveus genome carries:
- a CDS encoding lysylphosphatidylglycerol synthase transmembrane domain-containing protein, translated to MQPPTVAGTPEAEPRPDPAPDDDTKREADTGSSTEREPGTTPEAHDAHEAPAEKHEPGTDADGAAGGDVPPGSHADPLSGDEPLLAARVHRPSDLLRLLIGILGIAIVLGLSAFAHGTTSGLEQDISKGTGQAPDLLVKVAGLISSIAVLLVPVAFAIERLIKRDGLRIADGVLAAVLAHGVTLATDLWVARAAPGSIQDALTRAQPGEGLTDPVHGYLAPVIAYMTAVGMARRPRWRVVLWVVLLLDAFAMLVAGYTTPFSIILTVLIGWTVAYGTLYAVGSPNVRPTGQTLMAGLRHVGFRPVSAMRAEPDDTADSTEQGERGRRYLVTLDEGPPLDVTVVDREQQAQGFFYRVWRRLTLRSISTRRSIPSLRQALEQEALLAYAAIAAGANAPKLIATSELGPDAVILVYEHMGGRSLDSLADDEITDELVRGAWEQVKALQSRRIAHRRLTGDALLVDRDGQVIVTDLRGGEIAAGDVVLRMDIAQLLTTVGLRIGAERAVATAVDVLGPDTVADCLPLLQPIALSRSTRATLRRLARERSQREREAVLQASLAAKHSRTSEAKAPVTDAERKAARKSLRAEKQAEKRALDDAQEGAREEDLLSQIRAQVLLIRPQAPVEPVRLERIRPRTLLSFIAGAVAAYFLLSSLAGIDFGTVVAEAHWGWVAAAALFSALSYFAAAMSLLGFVPERVGFLRTVVAQVAGSFVKIVAPAAIGGVALNTRFLQRAGVRPGLAVASVGASQLFGLGAHILLLLLFGYLTGTEKTASLTPSRTVIAGLLTVAVLVLVVTAIPFLRKFLVTRLRSLFAGVVPRMLDVLQRPMKLATGIGGMLLLTGLFVMCLDASVRAFDNGDHGLSYASVAVIFLAGNALGSAAPTPGGVGAVETALTVGLVVTGGVPSEVAVPAVLLYRALTLWLPVLPGWICFNHLTRKGAL